The genomic segment taatgttaagttcttaggggactggagggcgttttctgcatggaaagaagaaacacttaagagagagtacaaaagagagaaacgacaggcagggctctcaccctcttctcagtgtttgaaatttcagatggaccctgacctggagtctgccccaccaccccaacacacactgcctctTCAGCAAGGCGGaccatcattcccacaagcgcctcacccacagagaaggggagaagttgagacgaagggaaaaactgagcctctggaatctcctccagcctaccagccgcctccagcatcagcacctcccctcgcttctccatcacacacgagatccggtcttacatatggtgatggaaaagatactctcctggacctgaccacatgctcaccagtgggtccacaaggccataatctaaagtctgaagtccttcatcttccaatggtggaagtggctggagctggtggcgtgcttttagtccacagaccctggatgacagcggacatgaaggaaagcatggcttctcttcccaatgtgagagaggtaggaggaaagacatttggtaatgagctgttgatattttgcagagaattccgaccgaccacccatgaacttcgccgcctactcatggtcaagatgggtatagattggagcaaagtttccaaagattggccggaagctgaccagcgaatgacaaCACCAGACTGGAGTGCAgttggcaatagtgagtatagagataccatcactgctctctgtgctcgtctggatagtgcttttcctttgaacatagacatgactaagatcagtatgtgtaagcaagaagatggagaaggggtgtcagcatttctcacccgtctcactgctgtgcatgagaaacacagtggcctgaccagacccgtgaccctggctggagtggaaggcactcctgaggtctgggaagcgcacctgcggaacagtttcatgaGCGGTATggatccagcagtggccaagttagtaaagcagctctgtctcctgtgggaaaccaccagtctcaccaagatcgagcagtacgctgtgcatgcagaaaagctgctgaaggagaaggagaagacaaagtcgacacaaagagaccaagacctacacgccgccactctcactcttttccagacgGTTCAGCCTggagaaggaggaagaggaagaggtcgaggtaggggccgaggcaggatgacctggggcgACCCGTCCTGGATTAAAGGcgtaacctgctacaactgcaatcggaagggacacattgctcgaaattgtctccacagaagcagccagaagccttgtgaggagtacagcaaagcagactgatgggcggactccgggaacgggccccacacagagaacaggagaggtaacacacacacacctgatgatacacatacacatagacaggagcattcacataacgttaaacacattagtagcagcacctgcatgcaacagcaagattacacagaaacgcccgatataccagtccaaataaatacacctgaagttgcattaagtttgttaaaatacacaactactcccttttctaaactcccttgtatgcccctcactgtgtgtgggcatgtgttaacctttttagtagattctggagcagcacactcagtgatacaacatggggtacttccagtagacccaccgctcagctcaaattctattcagacagtgggcatctcaggacgacctgtaaccgaaactttctcagtcaacctcccgtgtgaaagcgagggaggaatagttacgtcccactcatttctcatctcacatacatgtccagtaaatttgttagcacatgatttaatgtgcaaattaggagtaaatctcatgtccactccagatgggctaaccattgaagtaagtgaaatgtgcggtgtgcagtatggatttggaagccccctgtatgtgtatgtctggcggctctgctcagatcagctcacacaaactccaaaacaccttgtacagctcgcacgcttgaacacctcatcagttgacacagattatatgaaagaggaagatttgcattgtacagcacatgttcaccaagggcaagatgtagagtttgaaaagacttggtttgcagacccccacacgtgtgaaagattgaccctcaaaactacatattggtctaaacattattgtgctgtgcaggtccattttactcgttgtccaaacagctgcatcaatgctaatcgcagtgttctcaaacatgttatgcaCGGCCTCAgaacagaggactctgaggttgactgctgccaacatgatttctttgacatcattgattctataccccatgtctcattagcaaaaccgcgagctgcccattggaaagatgtggggaagtgggtcaagaagtgtgcagccaatgacaatgaatggtcccgaacagaggaccctagtgtgttgttttgtcaaaggcttggggtctacaagcaaagtcaggctgtgtgtgtgcatgttaagcgcagcgtaatactagccactgatgaccagggtcctggagaCCCCAGccgtagtggcctgtttgtctctgtttccacaggcataactccagcagaggtgcaccccaaattggcgggagttccaaattccgtttgggcaaagggtaaacatgatgtgggcctaataaagaatgctgaaccagtggtgatcacccccaaatcggaTTTCAGGCCTAGGCAGACCCAGtatccactcaaaccagaagcaattgcaggtataaaaccagtctttgattcgttgctgaaggcaggtgtaattgtcccttgcccggactctccagtgcgcactcctatttttccagttaagaaggcaagaaaatcgtctcagcccgatgagtggaggtttgtccaagatctgcaagcagtcaatgctgcggttgttccaCGCGCACCTGACGTCCCTAACCCATACACCATTTTGGGCCAGGTGCCCGCTGACAGTAAGTGGTTTTCAGTGGTGGATCTAGCAAATGCGTTCTTTTCTATTCCTATACATAAAGACAGCCAGTATTGGTTTGCCTTTATGTATGATGGTCGTCCATACACTTTCACTCGTTTGTGCCAGGGTTACTGTGAGTCCTCAACCATATACAACCAGTGCCTTAGAGACAGCCTCGCTTCGTTAACTTTGTCACCAAGATCAGCTTTGCTGCAGTATGTTGACGATTTAATGATTTGTGCCCCAACTAAAGCTCAATGTGAGGATGACACCATAACGCTACTGCGACACCTCGCTAAGGAAGGTCATAAGGCTAGCCTCACAAAATTACAGTTTGCAAAACAGAAGGTGCATTTCTTGGGGCATGATATCACAGGGGAGGGGAAAACGCTGTCTGCGGACAGAGTCTCAGCTATTCAGAAAATTCCCAAGCCGATCACTGTGAAACAAGTTTTGTAATTTTTGGGTATGTGTTCCTATTGCAGAGCATTCATTCCGAATTATTCCATCCTGGAAAGTCCAGTGAGAGAGCTCGTGCACGGTTCGTCCCTCACTGCTTCATCACCTGTCGTATGGACACCAGAAGCTGAAGAAGCATTCCTGGCCCTAAAAGGcgccctgcagaccacacccacactGGGACTGCCTgatcccaataaaccatttgttcaaactgtagatgaaaagaagggttttatgacctctgttcttttgcagaaacacggggatagattgagacctgtagcttacttctccagcaggctggatccagtggcggctggacttcctgtttgcctgcgtgcagttgctgcagctgaaaaggcggtaactgcctccagaaatattgtggggtattctaacctcacccttttggtcccacatgctgtctccctgcttctgttggagaaaaagacgtcacatttgtcagcacagagatggttgaaatataacacagtcatacttgatatgcctaacatcactgtgaaacgttgtactgttctgaatcctgcctctcttctccctacagaggacgatggagagccacatgactgtgttgctctcactaacgatttttgttcccccagggcagacttaaagagcgaccctttggaaaatccagacatgatcctctatgtggatggttcagcctccagagacccagagacgggaaagaacaaagtaggttttgccgtagtctcagatcacgaggtcctcaaggcatcacgtctgccctcgaacctgtcggcgcaggctgca from the Neoarius graeffei isolate fNeoGra1 chromosome 2, fNeoGra1.pri, whole genome shotgun sequence genome contains:
- the LOC132870002 gene encoding uncharacterized protein LOC132870002; this translates as MDPAVAKWVKKCAANDNEWSRTEDPSVLFCQRLGVYKQSQAVCVHVKRSVILATDDQGPGDPSRSGLFVSVSTGITPAEVHPKLAGVPNSVWAKGKHDVGLIKNAEPVVITPKSDFRPRQTQYPLKPEAIAVKKARKSSQPDEWRFVQDLQAVNAAVVPRAPDVPNPYTILGQVPADSKWFSVVDLANAFFSIPIHKDSQYWFAFMYDGRPYTFTRLCQGYSQCEDDTITLLRHLAKEGHKSIHSELFHPGKSSERARARFVPHCFITCRMDTRS